The following coding sequences are from one Musa acuminata AAA Group cultivar baxijiao chromosome BXJ2-4, Cavendish_Baxijiao_AAA, whole genome shotgun sequence window:
- the LOC135610116 gene encoding probable mannitol dehydrogenase isoform X2 gives MEKGKKASPEDEHPRKAFGWAARDSTGVLSPFKFSRRKNGDTDVTLRILYCGICHSDLHCIKNEWANTVYPVLPGHEIVGVITDVGSKVNKFKVGDKAGVGCMVNSCRSCPSCKQESENYCGGLILTYNSIDTDGTMTYGGYSDTIVVKEHFVVRFPESMPLDKGAPLLCAGITVYTPMKYFGLSEPGKHLGVVGLGGLGHVAVKFGKAFGMKVTVISTSPSKQKEATESLGADAFLVSRDSEQLKAAMGTMDGIINTVSAVHDIAPLINLLKPHGKMIMVGAPDKPLQLHVFPLIMGGRILAGSCIGGMKDTQEMIDFAAKHNVSADIELVRIDYVNKAMERLAKGDVRYRFVIDIANTLSAA, from the exons ATGGAGAAAGGGAAGAAGGCATCGCCGGAAGACGAGCACCCTCGAAAGGCGTTCGGATGGGCCGCCAGGGATTCCACCGGCGTTCTCTCGCCCTTCAAATTCTCACGAAG GAAAAATGGTGACACTGATGTTACCTTAAGAATTCTTTACTGTGGGATCTGTCACTCCGACCTTCACTGCATCAAGAACGAATGGGCCAACACTGTCTACCCAGTTCTTCCAGG GCATGAGATTGTGGGTGTCATAACTGATGTGGGCAGCAAGGTGAACAAGTTCAAGGTAGGAGACAAGGCCGGCGTGGGTTGCATGGTGAACTCCTGCCGTTCCTGCCCCAGCTGCAAGCAGGAGTCGGAGAACTACTGCGGTGGACTCATCCTCACCTACAACTCCATCGACACCGACGGGACGATGACCTACGGCGGCTACTCCGACACGATCGTCGTCAAGGAACACTTCGTGGTTCGGTTCCCGGAGAGCATGCCGCTCGACAAGGGCGCCCCGCTGTTGTGCGCCGGCATCACGGTGTATACCCCCATGAAGTACTTCGGCCTCAGCGAGCCAGGGAAGCACCTCGGCGTCGTCGGCCTCGGGGGGCTCGGCCATGTGGCCGTCAAGTTCGGCAAGGCCTTTGGGATGAAGGTGACGGTGATCAGCACATCCCCGAGCAAGCAGAAGGAAGCCACGGAGAGTCTGGGGGCAGATGCATTCCTGGTTAGCAGAGACTCCGAGCAATTGAAG GCTGCAATGGGAACCATGGATGGCATCATAAACACTGTTTCGGCAGTCCATGACATCGCACCATTGATCAATCTTCTGAAACCCCATGGGAAGATGATAATGGTGGGTGCACCTGACAAGCCACTGCAGCTGCATGTTTTCCCCTTGATCATGG GTGGGCGGATTCTGGCTGGGAGCTGCATCGGAGGGATGAAGGACACACAGGAGATGATAGACTTCGCTGCAAAGCACAACGTGTCTGCAGACATTGAACTCGTCAGAATTGATTACGTGAACAAGGCCATGGAGAGGCTTGCCAAGGGTGATGTCCGGTATCGATTCGTCATCGACATTGCCAACACCTTGAGTGCCGCTTGA
- the LOC135610116 gene encoding probable mannitol dehydrogenase isoform X1: MEKGKKASPEDEHPRKAFGWAARDSTGVLSPFKFSRRQQLHIYLKNGDTDVTLRILYCGICHSDLHCIKNEWANTVYPVLPGHEIVGVITDVGSKVNKFKVGDKAGVGCMVNSCRSCPSCKQESENYCGGLILTYNSIDTDGTMTYGGYSDTIVVKEHFVVRFPESMPLDKGAPLLCAGITVYTPMKYFGLSEPGKHLGVVGLGGLGHVAVKFGKAFGMKVTVISTSPSKQKEATESLGADAFLVSRDSEQLKAAMGTMDGIINTVSAVHDIAPLINLLKPHGKMIMVGAPDKPLQLHVFPLIMGGRILAGSCIGGMKDTQEMIDFAAKHNVSADIELVRIDYVNKAMERLAKGDVRYRFVIDIANTLSAA, translated from the exons ATGGAGAAAGGGAAGAAGGCATCGCCGGAAGACGAGCACCCTCGAAAGGCGTTCGGATGGGCCGCCAGGGATTCCACCGGCGTTCTCTCGCCCTTCAAATTCTCACGAAGGCAACAATTACATATTTATTT GAAAAATGGTGACACTGATGTTACCTTAAGAATTCTTTACTGTGGGATCTGTCACTCCGACCTTCACTGCATCAAGAACGAATGGGCCAACACTGTCTACCCAGTTCTTCCAGG GCATGAGATTGTGGGTGTCATAACTGATGTGGGCAGCAAGGTGAACAAGTTCAAGGTAGGAGACAAGGCCGGCGTGGGTTGCATGGTGAACTCCTGCCGTTCCTGCCCCAGCTGCAAGCAGGAGTCGGAGAACTACTGCGGTGGACTCATCCTCACCTACAACTCCATCGACACCGACGGGACGATGACCTACGGCGGCTACTCCGACACGATCGTCGTCAAGGAACACTTCGTGGTTCGGTTCCCGGAGAGCATGCCGCTCGACAAGGGCGCCCCGCTGTTGTGCGCCGGCATCACGGTGTATACCCCCATGAAGTACTTCGGCCTCAGCGAGCCAGGGAAGCACCTCGGCGTCGTCGGCCTCGGGGGGCTCGGCCATGTGGCCGTCAAGTTCGGCAAGGCCTTTGGGATGAAGGTGACGGTGATCAGCACATCCCCGAGCAAGCAGAAGGAAGCCACGGAGAGTCTGGGGGCAGATGCATTCCTGGTTAGCAGAGACTCCGAGCAATTGAAG GCTGCAATGGGAACCATGGATGGCATCATAAACACTGTTTCGGCAGTCCATGACATCGCACCATTGATCAATCTTCTGAAACCCCATGGGAAGATGATAATGGTGGGTGCACCTGACAAGCCACTGCAGCTGCATGTTTTCCCCTTGATCATGG GTGGGCGGATTCTGGCTGGGAGCTGCATCGGAGGGATGAAGGACACACAGGAGATGATAGACTTCGCTGCAAAGCACAACGTGTCTGCAGACATTGAACTCGTCAGAATTGATTACGTGAACAAGGCCATGGAGAGGCTTGCCAAGGGTGATGTCCGGTATCGATTCGTCATCGACATTGCCAACACCTTGAGTGCCGCTTGA